In a single window of the Larimichthys crocea isolate SSNF chromosome XVII, L_crocea_2.0, whole genome shotgun sequence genome:
- the znf644b gene encoding zinc finger protein 644 isoform X1 translates to MSDLKLNAQEDKDVESVSDSPGRTQEPLQSHTFSLKNNAAGLSSDEHENPLNGTQPNPFVYSSVPAVPHAGNSLPSGALVNGPGSHPTSEVHCVLNKGTVLSNNVLDAAWQAEKDTSPEVLPPPSELQSDAWKNTAGPVVKTLATQPGVNTPLSHSEENESKLACSTLSGGRAEQMHISQPLTKQTMKTRSQRDVEWSESSSDDYDGGEIIRWDSARECFLHNDRRLETKAMPQRDMKHNTHVKSMSGSLDKVNNSLNHFCFCSGNDVENVDIADKDDSLGTQSDTEYSVVPFKDLSRNTASDSEHYIYSTAQEGCNEENDPEDNFSPKVEQLKTEQVEQDPLFFSCTICSVNFKEKIHFHRHMMYHLGKHNQVNSATVSQPFICRECGRLFCDSNSLMSHIIIHQDRLEKLMEEIKGLKNTEFEDRQCPQCVYGCNCPKIFVQHAKTHDNLKHYYFCEECNYITLTQQALEAHLRVTHLNTHQPQYRKVTHTNDAEEEDRVRFQHMMGIFTSRDKVVLERHSELEHQRSQCVNYKKVADQPTSKPNLPTNPTFGETAHFPHCSSKKGDIYIQKSNEKAAHSPLTKCHVSCTKNMLSPSLWRVDRHGKLLLQPVEKLDVATELTCVEEDAENNDCKAFGSSKQANCPATDDFLLSARNLKLDQMFCQGSKNDRASGSLQAQARQNSPSMRKMSTPSHNAIDNLNGNISQRLSQRLKKLSADRELEKGCEGSNNLSDDTSGATGSFLESSKNERNLYAQKYFGKKQRFSAKDQSPHALKDEDDGDEDCSDIEQLVIKEEYIETTVCDDSPESPCTSTSDNFDVFPTPGVEHKPCPYCPAMFESGVGLSNHVRGHLHRVGLSYNARHMVSPEQVALRDHQPRIRKRIPCGTRKMRKVVKPENQGEHTCPLCWGWFDTKTGLSNHVRGHLKRIGRSVTSTSKSPLCILNELLQDKKEHRNILQVLNKSQFPSRSFVSQKLISRNGLVLMSTGIPVKIQYEMRSPIPIFESFVPKQEAEAFSESKQLPEEAQKDTKASSSTLVELLKMRQESMELTARNNQDAYASRKLCDWTKDYMEETQKNTSMKPNWAHGMASPALGECDSNKICIQCNSTFPGFPGHLQAYAHRKRIGIFEGSGYDYKQKKPRPRPGLKKKILPSLNAEIYTLTCRFCDLVFQGPLSIQEDWIKHLQRHLLHTSVPHSGTGMVEVLGLHHKIQISMSGAHPHLE, encoded by the exons ATGTCTGATCTGAAGCTAAATGCACAAGAGGACAAAGATGTGGAATCTGTGTCTGACAGTCCAGGTCGTACTCAGGAGCCATTACAGAGTCACACATTCTCCCTGAAGAACAATGCTGCAGGTCTGTCCTCAGATGAACACGAAAACCCTTTAAATGGAACCCAGCCGAATCCATTTGTATACAGCAGTGTCCCTGCTGTTCCCCATGCAGGCAATTCATTGCCTTCAGGAGCACTTGTTAATGGACCTGGTTCACACCCCACCTCAGAGGTACACTGTGTCCTGAACAAAGGCACTGTTTTATCCAACAATGTCCTGGATGCCGCGTGGCAAGCGGAGAAGGACACGAGCCCTGAGGTGTTACCACCACCTAGTGAGCTTCAATCAGACGCTTGGAAGAACACAGCGGGGCCCGTCGTAAAAACACTGGCCACACAGCCAGGTGTCAACACACCACTGTCTCACTCGGAGGAGAATGAGTCTAAACTGGCTTGTTCCACACTGTCAGGTGGCCGTGCGGAGCAAATGCACATTAGCCAACCTTTgacaaaacagacaatgaaaacaagatCTCAACGGGATGTGGAATGGTCAGAAAGCTCCTCAGATGATTATGATGGTGGTGAAATAATCAGATGGGATTCAGCAAGAGAGTGTTTCTTGCACAACGACAGAAGGCTGGAGACCAAAGCGATGCCCCAAAGAGACATGAAGCACAACACGCATGTAAAAAGCATGTCAGGCTCTCTAGACAAAGTTAACAACAGCTTAAATcacttctgtttctgcagcGGTAATGATGTTGAAAATGTTGACATTGCCGACAAAGACGATTCTTTGGGTACACAATCAGATACTGAATATTCCGTTGTGCCATTCAAAGATCTTTCTAGGAACACGGCCTCAGACTCTGAGCACTATATTTATAGCACAGCACAGGAAGGCTGTAATGAGGAAAATGACCCTGAAGACAATTTTAGTCCAAAAGTGGAACAGTTGAAGACAGAACAAGTCGAACAAgatccacttttcttttcatgcacaATATGCAGTGTTAATTTCaaggaaaaaatacatttccatagACATATGATGTATCATTTAGGCAAGCATAATCAGGTGAACAGTGCGACTGTTTCACAGCCCTTTATATGCAGGGAGTGTGGGCGTTTGTTCTGTGATAGCAACTCCCTTATGAGCCACATCATTATTCACCAAGACAGGCTCGAAAAACTTATGGAGGAAATCAAAGGTctcaaaaacactgaatttgaaGACAGGCAGTGCCCTCAGTGTGTATATGGTTGTAATTGCCCTAAAATCTTTGTCCAGCACGCCAAAACACATGATAATCTAAAGCACTACTACTTCTGTGAGGAGTGTAACTACATTACACTGACACAGCAAGCACTTGAAGCACACTTACGTGTCACACACCTCAACACACACCAGCCTCAATACAGAAAAGTTACTCATACTAATgatgcagaggaagaggatCGTGTTCGCTTTCAGCACATGATGGGTATTTTTACTAGCAGAGACAAAGTAGTATTGGAAAGACATTCTGAGCTGGAGCATCAGCGATCACAGTGTGTTAATTATAAAAAAGTTGCTGACCAGCCCACGTCTAAACCAAATCTGCCGACTAACCCCACTTTTGGAGAAACAGCCCATTTCCCCCACTGCTCTAGTAAAAAGGGGGACATTTACATCCAAAAGTCCAATGAAAAAGCTGCACATTCGCCTCTGACTAAGTGCCATGTCAGCTGCACCAAAAACATGCTCTCACCGTCTTTGTGGAGGGTCGACAGGCATGGAAAATTACTCCTACAACCAGTAGAAAAATTAGATGTGGCAACTGAACTCacctgtgtggaagaagacgCTGAAAACAATGACTGCAAGGCTTTTGGCAGCTCAAAGCAGGCAAACTGTCCTGCAACCGATGATTTTTTACTATCAGCCAGAAATCTTAAATTAGACCAGATGTTCTGTCAGGGTAGCAAGAATGACCGGGCAAGCGGGAGTTTACAAGCACAAGCAAGGCAAAATTCTCCATCAATGAGAAAAATGTCAACACCCTCGCATAACGCTATTGACAATTTGAATGGTAATATATCGCAGAGGCTTAGCCAGAGGCTGAAGAAACTGTCTGCAGATAGGGAGTTAGAGAAAGGCTGTGAGGGCAGCAATAACTTGAGTGATGACACTAGTGGAGCTACAGGCAGCTTCTTGGAAAGCAGCAAGAATGAAAGGAACCTGTATGCTCAGAAGTATTTTGGAAAGAAGCAGAGGTTTTCAGCCAAAGACCAAAGCCCTCATGCACTcaaggatgaagatgatggagatgaagaCTGTAGTGACATAGAGCAGCTCGTAATCAAGGAGGAGTATATCGaaactacagtgtgtgatgATTCCCCAGAGTCACCTTGTACGTCTACAAGTGACAACTTTGATGTTTTCCCCACACCAGGGGTAGAACACAAGCCCTGTCCATACTGCCCTGCCATGTTTGAGTCTGGAGTGGGTCTGTCCAATCATGTGCGAGGGCACCTTCATCGAGTTGGCTTAAGCTATAACGCTCGGCACATGGTTTCACCAGAGCAAGTGGCACTGCGGGACCATCAACCACGAATCCGCAAAAGAATCCCCTGTGGCACGCGGAAAATGAGAAAAG TGGTAAAGCCAGAAAACCAAGGAGAGCACACATGTCCCCTGTGCTGGGGTTGGTTTGATACTAAGACTGGCCTCTCCAACCATGTGAGAGGACATCTGAAAAGAATTGGTAGAAGTGTTACCAGCACCAGTAAGTCCCCGCTGTGCATCCTAAATGAACTCCTACAGGACAAAAAGGAACATCGGAACATCCTCCAGGTCCTCAACAAAAGCCAGTTCCCTTCACGATCATTTGTCTCTCAGAAGTTAATCAGCAGAAATGGCCTGGTCCTGATGAGCACAGGAATCCCAGTGAAAATCCAGTATGAGATGAGAAGTCCAATTCCCATATTTGAAAGCTTTGTACCAAAACAAGAGGCAGAGGCCTTCTCAGAAAGTAAGCAGCTACCAGAAGAAGCACAAAAAGACACTAAGGCCTCCTCAAGCACTTTAGTTGAACTACTTAAGATGAGACAGGAAAGTATGGAGCTGACAGCAAGAAACAACCAGGATGCCTATGCAAGCAGGAAGCTCTGTGATTGGACCAAAGATTACATGGAGGAGACGCAGAAAAACACCAGCATGAAACCAAACTGGGCACATGGTATGGCGTCTCCTGCACTAG GGGAATGTGATTCAAATAAAATTTGTATTCAGTGTAATAGCACTTTCCCTGGGTTTCCTGGTCATCTTCAAGCCTATGCACACAGGAAGAGGATTGGCATTTTTGAAGGATCAG gcTACGATTATAAACAGAAGAAGCCAAGACCCAGGCCTGGGCTAAAGAAGAAGATTTTACCCTCCTTGAATGCTGAGATATACACACTCACCTGCAG ATTCTGTGATCTCGTCTTCCAGGGTCCCCTGTCTATCCAGGAAGATTGGATCAAGCATTTACAGAGGCACCTTCTGCACACCAGCGTTCCCCACTCAGGGACAGGGATGGTAGAGGTGCTGGGTCTGcatcacaaaatacaaataagtATGTCTGGTGCCCACCCACACCTTGAGTAG
- the znf644b gene encoding zinc finger protein 644 isoform X2, whose protein sequence is MSDLKLNAQEDKDVESVSDSPGRTQEPLQSHTFSLKNNAAGLSSDEHENPLNGTQPNPFVYSSVPAVPHAGNSLPSGALVNGPGSHPTSEVHCVLNKGTVLSNNVLDAAWQAEKDTSPEVLPPPSELQSDAWKNTAGPVVKTLATQPGVNTPLSHSEENESKLACSTLSGGRAEQMHISQPLTKQTMKTRSQRDVEWSESSSDDYDGGEIIRWDSARECFLHNDRRLETKAMPQRDMKHNTHVKSMSGSLDKVNNSLNHFCFCSGNDVENVDIADKDDSLGTQSDTEYSVVPFKDLSRNTASDSEHYIYSTAQEGCNEENDPEDNFSPKVEQLKTEQVEQDPLFFSCTICSVNFKEKIHFHRHMMYHLGKHNQVNSATVSQPFICRECGRLFCDSNSLMSHIIIHQDRLEKLMEEIKGLKNTEFEDRQCPQCVYGCNCPKIFVQHAKTHDNLKHYYFCEECNYITLTQQALEAHLRVTHLNTHQPQYRKVTHTNDAEEEDRVRFQHMMGIFTSRDKVVLERHSELEHQRSQCVNYKKVADQPTSKPNLPTNPTFGETAHFPHCSSKKGDIYIQKSNEKAAHSPLTKCHVSCTKNMLSPSLWRVDRHGKLLLQPVEKLDVATELTCVEEDAENNDCKAFGSSKQANCPATDDFLLSARNLKLDQMFCQGSKNDRASGSLQAQARQNSPSMRKMSTPSHNAIDNLNGNISQRLSQRLKKLSADRELEKGCEGSNNLSDDTSGATGSFLESSKNERNLYAQKYFGKKQRFSAKDQSPHALKDEDDGDEDCSDIEQLVIKEEYIETTVCDDSPESPCTSTSDNFDVFPTPGVEHKPCPYCPAMFESGVGLSNHVRGHLHRVGLSYNARHMVSPEQVALRDHQPRIRKRIPCGTRKMRKVVKPENQGEHTCPLCWGWFDTKTGLSNHVRGHLKRIGRSVTSTSKSPLCILNELLQDKKEHRNILQVLNKSQFPSRSFVSQKLISRNGLVLMSTGIPVKIQYEMRSPIPIFESFVPKQEAEAFSESKQLPEEAQKDTKASSSTLVELLKMRQESMELTARNNQDAYASRKLCDWTKDYMEETQKNTSMKPNWAHGECDSNKICIQCNSTFPGFPGHLQAYAHRKRIGIFEGSGYDYKQKKPRPRPGLKKKILPSLNAEIYTLTCRFCDLVFQGPLSIQEDWIKHLQRHLLHTSVPHSGTGMVEVLGLHHKIQISMSGAHPHLE, encoded by the exons ATGTCTGATCTGAAGCTAAATGCACAAGAGGACAAAGATGTGGAATCTGTGTCTGACAGTCCAGGTCGTACTCAGGAGCCATTACAGAGTCACACATTCTCCCTGAAGAACAATGCTGCAGGTCTGTCCTCAGATGAACACGAAAACCCTTTAAATGGAACCCAGCCGAATCCATTTGTATACAGCAGTGTCCCTGCTGTTCCCCATGCAGGCAATTCATTGCCTTCAGGAGCACTTGTTAATGGACCTGGTTCACACCCCACCTCAGAGGTACACTGTGTCCTGAACAAAGGCACTGTTTTATCCAACAATGTCCTGGATGCCGCGTGGCAAGCGGAGAAGGACACGAGCCCTGAGGTGTTACCACCACCTAGTGAGCTTCAATCAGACGCTTGGAAGAACACAGCGGGGCCCGTCGTAAAAACACTGGCCACACAGCCAGGTGTCAACACACCACTGTCTCACTCGGAGGAGAATGAGTCTAAACTGGCTTGTTCCACACTGTCAGGTGGCCGTGCGGAGCAAATGCACATTAGCCAACCTTTgacaaaacagacaatgaaaacaagatCTCAACGGGATGTGGAATGGTCAGAAAGCTCCTCAGATGATTATGATGGTGGTGAAATAATCAGATGGGATTCAGCAAGAGAGTGTTTCTTGCACAACGACAGAAGGCTGGAGACCAAAGCGATGCCCCAAAGAGACATGAAGCACAACACGCATGTAAAAAGCATGTCAGGCTCTCTAGACAAAGTTAACAACAGCTTAAATcacttctgtttctgcagcGGTAATGATGTTGAAAATGTTGACATTGCCGACAAAGACGATTCTTTGGGTACACAATCAGATACTGAATATTCCGTTGTGCCATTCAAAGATCTTTCTAGGAACACGGCCTCAGACTCTGAGCACTATATTTATAGCACAGCACAGGAAGGCTGTAATGAGGAAAATGACCCTGAAGACAATTTTAGTCCAAAAGTGGAACAGTTGAAGACAGAACAAGTCGAACAAgatccacttttcttttcatgcacaATATGCAGTGTTAATTTCaaggaaaaaatacatttccatagACATATGATGTATCATTTAGGCAAGCATAATCAGGTGAACAGTGCGACTGTTTCACAGCCCTTTATATGCAGGGAGTGTGGGCGTTTGTTCTGTGATAGCAACTCCCTTATGAGCCACATCATTATTCACCAAGACAGGCTCGAAAAACTTATGGAGGAAATCAAAGGTctcaaaaacactgaatttgaaGACAGGCAGTGCCCTCAGTGTGTATATGGTTGTAATTGCCCTAAAATCTTTGTCCAGCACGCCAAAACACATGATAATCTAAAGCACTACTACTTCTGTGAGGAGTGTAACTACATTACACTGACACAGCAAGCACTTGAAGCACACTTACGTGTCACACACCTCAACACACACCAGCCTCAATACAGAAAAGTTACTCATACTAATgatgcagaggaagaggatCGTGTTCGCTTTCAGCACATGATGGGTATTTTTACTAGCAGAGACAAAGTAGTATTGGAAAGACATTCTGAGCTGGAGCATCAGCGATCACAGTGTGTTAATTATAAAAAAGTTGCTGACCAGCCCACGTCTAAACCAAATCTGCCGACTAACCCCACTTTTGGAGAAACAGCCCATTTCCCCCACTGCTCTAGTAAAAAGGGGGACATTTACATCCAAAAGTCCAATGAAAAAGCTGCACATTCGCCTCTGACTAAGTGCCATGTCAGCTGCACCAAAAACATGCTCTCACCGTCTTTGTGGAGGGTCGACAGGCATGGAAAATTACTCCTACAACCAGTAGAAAAATTAGATGTGGCAACTGAACTCacctgtgtggaagaagacgCTGAAAACAATGACTGCAAGGCTTTTGGCAGCTCAAAGCAGGCAAACTGTCCTGCAACCGATGATTTTTTACTATCAGCCAGAAATCTTAAATTAGACCAGATGTTCTGTCAGGGTAGCAAGAATGACCGGGCAAGCGGGAGTTTACAAGCACAAGCAAGGCAAAATTCTCCATCAATGAGAAAAATGTCAACACCCTCGCATAACGCTATTGACAATTTGAATGGTAATATATCGCAGAGGCTTAGCCAGAGGCTGAAGAAACTGTCTGCAGATAGGGAGTTAGAGAAAGGCTGTGAGGGCAGCAATAACTTGAGTGATGACACTAGTGGAGCTACAGGCAGCTTCTTGGAAAGCAGCAAGAATGAAAGGAACCTGTATGCTCAGAAGTATTTTGGAAAGAAGCAGAGGTTTTCAGCCAAAGACCAAAGCCCTCATGCACTcaaggatgaagatgatggagatgaagaCTGTAGTGACATAGAGCAGCTCGTAATCAAGGAGGAGTATATCGaaactacagtgtgtgatgATTCCCCAGAGTCACCTTGTACGTCTACAAGTGACAACTTTGATGTTTTCCCCACACCAGGGGTAGAACACAAGCCCTGTCCATACTGCCCTGCCATGTTTGAGTCTGGAGTGGGTCTGTCCAATCATGTGCGAGGGCACCTTCATCGAGTTGGCTTAAGCTATAACGCTCGGCACATGGTTTCACCAGAGCAAGTGGCACTGCGGGACCATCAACCACGAATCCGCAAAAGAATCCCCTGTGGCACGCGGAAAATGAGAAAAG TGGTAAAGCCAGAAAACCAAGGAGAGCACACATGTCCCCTGTGCTGGGGTTGGTTTGATACTAAGACTGGCCTCTCCAACCATGTGAGAGGACATCTGAAAAGAATTGGTAGAAGTGTTACCAGCACCAGTAAGTCCCCGCTGTGCATCCTAAATGAACTCCTACAGGACAAAAAGGAACATCGGAACATCCTCCAGGTCCTCAACAAAAGCCAGTTCCCTTCACGATCATTTGTCTCTCAGAAGTTAATCAGCAGAAATGGCCTGGTCCTGATGAGCACAGGAATCCCAGTGAAAATCCAGTATGAGATGAGAAGTCCAATTCCCATATTTGAAAGCTTTGTACCAAAACAAGAGGCAGAGGCCTTCTCAGAAAGTAAGCAGCTACCAGAAGAAGCACAAAAAGACACTAAGGCCTCCTCAAGCACTTTAGTTGAACTACTTAAGATGAGACAGGAAAGTATGGAGCTGACAGCAAGAAACAACCAGGATGCCTATGCAAGCAGGAAGCTCTGTGATTGGACCAAAGATTACATGGAGGAGACGCAGAAAAACACCAGCATGAAACCAAACTGGGCACATG GGGAATGTGATTCAAATAAAATTTGTATTCAGTGTAATAGCACTTTCCCTGGGTTTCCTGGTCATCTTCAAGCCTATGCACACAGGAAGAGGATTGGCATTTTTGAAGGATCAG gcTACGATTATAAACAGAAGAAGCCAAGACCCAGGCCTGGGCTAAAGAAGAAGATTTTACCCTCCTTGAATGCTGAGATATACACACTCACCTGCAG ATTCTGTGATCTCGTCTTCCAGGGTCCCCTGTCTATCCAGGAAGATTGGATCAAGCATTTACAGAGGCACCTTCTGCACACCAGCGTTCCCCACTCAGGGACAGGGATGGTAGAGGTGCTGGGTCTGcatcacaaaatacaaataagtATGTCTGGTGCCCACCCACACCTTGAGTAG